A portion of the Pectobacterium brasiliense genome contains these proteins:
- a CDS encoding carbohydrate ABC transporter permease — MRKSKINSILMHIFLVLMSIFSLFPFYWMVVSSTNSTTQINMGKFTFGDQLLVNFTNLTSQVDLALVFWNTSKIALISTVSTLVVCSIAGYAFEIYSSKNRERVYVALLTTMMIPFAALMIPLFTMFGKAGLLDTHFAVVMPTVAGAFIIFYFRQCTKTFPRELIDAARVESVAEWKIFLYVYVPIMRASYSAAFIIVFMTSWNAFLWPLIVLQSNELKTINLVLSSFASAYSPDFGLIMVGTVISTLPSLLIFFAMQKQFIASMTGAVK, encoded by the coding sequence ATGAGAAAAAGTAAAATTAACAGCATACTGATGCATATTTTTCTCGTGCTGATGAGCATTTTCTCGCTTTTCCCATTCTATTGGATGGTGGTATCGAGCACGAATAGCACCACTCAAATCAACATGGGTAAATTCACGTTTGGCGATCAATTACTGGTCAACTTTACCAATCTGACGAGTCAGGTGGATCTGGCGCTGGTGTTTTGGAATACCTCAAAGATTGCATTGATCAGTACGGTGTCAACGCTGGTGGTGTGCTCTATCGCGGGTTATGCCTTTGAGATTTATTCCAGCAAGAATCGTGAACGTGTCTATGTGGCGCTATTAACGACGATGATGATCCCGTTTGCGGCATTAATGATCCCGCTTTTCACCATGTTTGGTAAGGCTGGCTTACTGGATACGCATTTTGCCGTTGTCATGCCGACGGTGGCAGGCGCATTTATTATTTTCTACTTTAGGCAATGTACGAAAACATTTCCGAGAGAGTTGATCGATGCGGCGCGCGTGGAAAGTGTCGCGGAGTGGAAAATTTTCCTGTATGTCTACGTACCGATTATGCGAGCCAGCTATTCCGCTGCGTTTATCATTGTTTTTATGACGTCATGGAATGCCTTTCTCTGGCCGCTTATTGTCCTCCAGTCTAATGAATTAAAGACGATTAATCTGGTGTTATCCAGCTTTGCTTCCGCCTATTCTCCAGACTTCGGGCTTATTATGGTGGGAACGGTTATCTCTACTCTTCCTAGCTTACTTATCTTCTTCGCCATGCAAAAGCAATTTATCGCAAGTATGACGGGCGCAGTGAAGTAA